In a single window of the Pyrococcus sp. NA2 genome:
- a CDS encoding HIT family protein has protein sequence MQCPFCNPKRENVIYETDEIRILVDNYPANPGHLLVVPRRHVTNIEELTRDEETAILKGIKIAMRALKEVLNPEGFNIGINIGEVAGQTVEHVHIHVIPRFRGDCKFPKGGIRKAVLDIPDENMVNKERWIKNRLSPEKIEKLRRAMNEHE, from the coding sequence ATGCAGTGTCCATTCTGCAATCCAAAGAGGGAAAACGTGATTTATGAGACAGATGAAATAAGGATCTTGGTAGATAACTATCCAGCAAATCCTGGACATCTACTCGTAGTTCCAAGGAGACACGTAACTAACATTGAAGAGTTAACGAGAGATGAGGAAACTGCCATCCTTAAAGGAATTAAAATTGCCATGAGAGCCCTTAAGGAAGTCTTGAATCCGGAAGGATTTAACATTGGAATTAACATTGGAGAAGTTGCTGGTCAAACGGTTGAGCATGTTCACATACATGTGATCCCGAGGTTCAGGGGGGATTGTAAATTCCCAAAAGGTGGAATTAGGAAAGCCGTGCTAGATATTCCCGATGAGAACATGGTAAACAAGGAAAGATGGATTAAAAATAGACTATCTCCTGAAAAAATCGAGAAGCTAAGGAGGGCAATGAATGAACATGAATGA
- a CDS encoding AI-2E family transporter yields MNMNDIVIGAVALIIIALAIKTIAPFFSPLFFAFITAYALTPIHAKLEKRIGSRNSAIVLTSILLFGALMILVVLIYTLTPVISQAYNYLSNLENLTIEIPFIPSNIFELIKNATDKLIEVGKESLISVTFSVPKYLLQVVVYLAFVYFFLTKMGEAKSLLTFEDEKLMKIISKGNLTLQALVRVWLLLNIAKGILMTLGFLLFRVSDIPTAILAGLLTVLFSFVPLFEGWMIWLIGSLYLIREGHLLTAIGLAVYGFSLVSPLPDFTIRPKLVAREAKFNEVIVLIGMIGGTLGLGLKGLIIGPIVLNVALEMLKEWKRLQSKES; encoded by the coding sequence ATGAACATGAATGATATCGTGATAGGTGCAGTTGCCTTAATAATAATTGCACTTGCGATCAAAACGATAGCCCCATTTTTCTCTCCCTTGTTCTTTGCATTTATAACTGCCTACGCTTTGACTCCAATCCATGCCAAACTTGAAAAAAGGATAGGATCAAGGAATTCAGCAATAGTTCTAACTTCAATCCTACTGTTTGGAGCTTTGATGATTCTCGTTGTGTTAATATACACATTAACTCCAGTTATCAGCCAAGCCTATAATTACCTCTCAAATCTGGAAAACTTGACAATTGAAATTCCATTTATCCCTTCAAACATATTTGAGCTCATTAAAAATGCCACTGATAAGCTGATTGAGGTCGGTAAGGAATCTCTAATATCTGTGACATTTTCAGTTCCAAAATATCTACTTCAAGTTGTCGTCTACTTGGCCTTTGTGTACTTCTTCCTAACTAAAATGGGAGAGGCAAAAAGCCTACTCACATTTGAAGATGAGAAGCTAATGAAGATAATAAGTAAGGGAAATTTGACATTGCAGGCTCTAGTTAGGGTATGGCTATTGCTGAACATTGCGAAGGGAATCCTAATGACCTTGGGTTTCCTGCTCTTTAGGGTCTCTGATATACCAACGGCAATTCTGGCAGGCTTGCTTACGGTTTTGTTTTCCTTTGTACCACTCTTTGAGGGATGGATGATATGGCTAATTGGTTCCCTGTACCTAATTAGAGAGGGGCATCTGCTTACGGCGATTGGACTGGCAGTCTATGGATTTTCCCTGGTTTCCCCTCTTCCCGACTTCACAATTAGACCAAAGCTGGTTGCCAGGGAGGCGAAGTTCAATGAAGTGATAGTTCTGATAGGAATGATCGGAGGAACGTTGGGTTTAGGCCTTAAAGGCCTGATTATTGGGCCGATAGTGCTTAATGTTGCCCTAGAAATGTTAAAAGAATGGAAGAGATTGCAGTCTAAAGAGTCATAA
- a CDS encoding YfdX family protein: MRKLGISVILIVLMSSVSFAYYNGSSLVKILANSIEVCKILGYGELEGNLENTRDKVQELIREGELTSAFAIMNTTNYNVISKLMEENVNVPENFEIEGKIDRLKFYISLLNKTNAEPIVELIKKAEENLKQGNLKEAEKYINSAEAKLPLYVQTPPSVTTKTKLNLLLSSYKGTMKYALQVSVALNYSEYANIENEIAKIEDIIKRAEELIKEGREIEAFLLLEENLDFVISFQRKLDEYHKKIITRLFKENNRLLILKLSLVAKQYENSEFKELVKIAISDLNLAKEDIKLKRYETAYLRILRASKILDYIIREEGS, encoded by the coding sequence ATGAGAAAGTTAGGTATCTCTGTGATCCTAATCGTTCTGATGTCAAGTGTCTCATTCGCGTATTATAATGGTTCCAGTTTAGTTAAAATTTTGGCCAATTCTATCGAAGTATGCAAGATTCTTGGATATGGAGAATTAGAAGGAAACCTAGAAAATACAAGGGACAAAGTTCAAGAGTTAATTAGAGAGGGAGAACTAACGAGTGCATTTGCAATTATGAATACAACAAATTACAATGTAATCTCTAAATTAATGGAAGAAAACGTAAATGTTCCAGAAAATTTTGAAATTGAAGGCAAAATAGATAGGCTAAAATTTTACATATCTCTCTTGAATAAGACAAATGCCGAGCCAATCGTGGAGCTGATCAAAAAGGCAGAAGAAAACTTAAAGCAGGGGAACTTGAAGGAAGCCGAGAAATACATCAACAGTGCAGAGGCTAAACTTCCCTTGTATGTGCAAACTCCTCCTTCAGTAACTACAAAAACTAAATTGAACTTACTACTTTCCAGTTATAAGGGAACAATGAAGTACGCTCTTCAGGTTAGTGTGGCCCTCAATTACTCCGAATACGCGAATATTGAAAATGAAATTGCAAAAATTGAAGATATTATCAAAAGAGCGGAGGAACTCATCAAAGAGGGAAGAGAAATAGAAGCGTTTCTACTCCTGGAGGAGAATCTCGATTTTGTCATTTCGTTCCAGAGGAAACTTGACGAATATCACAAAAAGATAATTACCAGGTTGTTTAAAGAAAACAACAGATTGTTGATACTGAAACTATCACTGGTCGCAAAACAATATGAAAACAGCGAATTCAAAGAACTAGTTAAAATCGCGATTTCAGACTTGAACCTTGCAAAGGAAGATATAAAACTTAAAAGGTATGAGACAGCTTATCTAAGAATCTTGAGAGCCAGTAAAATTCTTGATTACATAATCAGAGAGGAGGGAAGCTAA
- the cutA gene encoding divalent-cation tolerance protein CutA, whose protein sequence is MIIVYTTFPDWDSAEKVTKKLLEERLIACANLREHKAFYWWQGKIEEDREIGAIFKTREELWEEVKERIKELHPYTVPAIIRIDVKDVNEDYLKWLIEETKK, encoded by the coding sequence ATGATAATAGTTTACACGACATTTCCTGATTGGGATAGTGCTGAAAAAGTCACGAAAAAGCTTTTAGAAGAGAGATTAATAGCATGCGCAAACTTAAGGGAGCATAAAGCTTTTTATTGGTGGCAAGGGAAGATAGAAGAGGACAGAGAAATCGGAGCAATCTTCAAGACAAGAGAAGAACTTTGGGAGGAAGTTAAAGAAAGAATAAAGGAACTTCACCCATACACCGTTCCGGCGATAATAAGAATTGATGTCAAAGATGTCAATGAGGATTACCTGAAGTGGTTGATTGAGGAAACTAAAAAATGA
- a CDS encoding TRM11 family methyltransferase, with translation MEKYGVVLGKNPELSIVELKAFSRRFKLGLRIVEEFINKPNESFVIVQAKDEIERYFRWIGGSLKLVRIVGEGFDSIRLLEYSKLFTVSVYGKKISWKEWRKLGSLVKERFKEKGSSKFFKPANVYSMPSELILKGFPEIKDVVFFFLDDNVLIGETIRVVDPFELKKLDIERPVVRSTISIPPRLARIMVNLSEIRKGNVLDPFCGTGTILMELTLQGLNAYGSDINEERIRETRRNIEWLKREFNVRKYPVLKVCDVRKLKKCFPRTRFTAIVTEPYMGKPLKEKPTWNEAVRLSRSLDKLYYQAFESFADVLKRGARVVFVFPAFNLSSGEIYRKDRRWLEELGFEVLYRVIDMEERHRIARDIHVLRVR, from the coding sequence ATGGAAAAATATGGGGTTGTGCTTGGTAAAAATCCTGAGTTGAGTATAGTTGAACTTAAGGCCTTTTCGAGGAGATTTAAACTTGGGCTTAGAATCGTTGAGGAATTTATAAATAAGCCCAATGAGAGTTTTGTAATAGTCCAAGCTAAGGATGAAATAGAGAGGTATTTTAGGTGGATAGGTGGTTCTTTAAAGCTCGTTAGGATAGTTGGCGAGGGATTTGATAGTATTAGGCTTCTTGAATACTCAAAGTTATTCACAGTAAGCGTCTATGGAAAGAAGATCAGCTGGAAAGAATGGAGGAAGCTTGGTTCTTTGGTTAAAGAGAGGTTTAAAGAAAAAGGTTCCTCAAAGTTTTTCAAGCCAGCGAATGTTTACTCAATGCCAAGTGAGCTTATACTGAAAGGATTCCCAGAAATTAAAGATGTTGTATTCTTTTTCCTGGATGATAATGTTCTCATTGGGGAGACAATTAGGGTCGTTGATCCATTCGAGTTGAAAAAGCTTGACATTGAAAGGCCCGTTGTTAGATCCACCATCTCAATCCCTCCAAGATTAGCCAGGATAATGGTGAACCTTTCCGAGATCAGGAAAGGAAACGTGTTGGATCCATTCTGCGGTACGGGAACAATACTTATGGAACTCACATTACAGGGGCTAAATGCCTATGGAAGTGATATAAACGAGGAGAGAATTAGAGAGACGAGGAGGAACATTGAGTGGTTAAAGAGAGAATTCAACGTGAGAAAATATCCAGTTCTTAAGGTATGTGACGTTAGGAAACTTAAAAAGTGCTTCCCGAGAACTAGATTCACAGCTATAGTTACTGAGCCATACATGGGCAAACCCCTTAAGGAGAAGCCAACATGGAATGAGGCAGTTAGGCTTTCTAGATCCCTTGATAAACTCTATTATCAAGCATTTGAAAGCTTTGCAGATGTCCTTAAGAGAGGTGCGAGAGTAGTTTTCGTCTTCCCAGCATTCAATTTGAGCAGTGGCGAGATCTACAGAAAGGATAGGAGATGGCTAGAGGAGTTAGGATTTGAAGTTTTATATAGGGTAATCGACATGGAAGAGAGACATAGGATAGCTAGAGATATCCACGTTCTTAGGGTAAGGTAA
- a CDS encoding nicotinamidase produces the protein MPEEALIVVDMQRDFMPGGALPVPEGDKIIPKVNEYIRKFKEKGALIVATRDWHPENHISFKERGGPWPKHCVQNTPGAEFVVDLPEDAIIISKATEPDKEAYSGFEGTNLAEILKDNGVKRVYICGVATEYCVRATALDALRHGFEVYLLVDAVKGIRPEDEKKAIEEMKEKGIKIMTL, from the coding sequence ATGCCCGAAGAGGCGTTGATAGTTGTTGACATGCAGAGGGATTTCATGCCAGGAGGAGCTCTTCCCGTTCCAGAAGGGGATAAGATAATACCGAAGGTAAATGAATATATAAGGAAGTTTAAAGAAAAAGGTGCCTTGATAGTTGCAACAAGGGACTGGCACCCAGAGAATCATATAAGCTTTAAGGAGAGAGGAGGACCTTGGCCAAAGCATTGTGTTCAAAACACTCCAGGAGCGGAATTTGTTGTTGACCTACCAGAGGATGCAATAATAATTTCCAAGGCCACAGAACCTGATAAAGAGGCTTATTCTGGTTTTGAGGGCACGAATCTTGCTGAGATCCTTAAAGATAATGGAGTGAAGAGGGTTTACATCTGTGGAGTGGCCACTGAATATTGTGTTAGGGCTACGGCACTTGATGCACTCAGGCATGGATTCGAAGTTTACTTACTTGTAGATGCCGTGAAGGGAATAAGGCCTGAAGACGAAAAGAAAGCAATAGAGGAGATGAAAGAGAAGGGAATCAAGATTATGACTCTTTAG
- a CDS encoding 60S ribosomal export protein NMD3, which translates to MRFCYRCGISEEEGGPLINGLCQVCFRKENPILVIPTEINTELCQNCGSYKKRGVWVDPKNYELEALIFEVAENALVEAIEDNLKVKEFEIVEWDELDEIEDIPVNKAFVAFRVADYHIEYFPAIVIYEVRAKGRIHELQVEPHDETVVTTVYVRQTVCPRCQKFLAGYYEAILQVRVEDREFTKEEREEITKLVQEKVDEIMKRDRMGFIQDTIEKEEGIDFYMGSTSAARKLANAIRERFGGTISEAYELVGLDRMTSKEVYRTSVTIRLPKFRKGDVVEDRRGKVYLVESVDGKGMRLKDLETWKSEHYDWKTIKREKVDLANYEEKKAMLVSKTPSELQFMDMETYETFEVSKPSDELKEGEVYSIVKVKGRMYVKGREGE; encoded by the coding sequence ATGAGATTTTGCTATAGATGCGGGATTAGTGAGGAGGAGGGAGGTCCTCTAATAAATGGTCTTTGCCAGGTCTGCTTTAGAAAAGAAAATCCAATTTTGGTCATTCCTACTGAAATAAATACTGAGTTGTGTCAAAATTGTGGGAGCTATAAGAAGAGAGGGGTTTGGGTTGATCCAAAGAATTACGAACTCGAGGCCTTGATATTTGAGGTTGCTGAAAATGCCCTAGTTGAGGCCATAGAAGATAACTTGAAAGTTAAGGAATTTGAGATAGTTGAATGGGACGAATTGGATGAGATAGAGGATATTCCAGTAAACAAGGCCTTTGTTGCCTTTAGGGTTGCAGATTACCATATAGAATACTTTCCGGCTATAGTCATTTATGAGGTCAGGGCAAAGGGAAGAATACATGAGCTCCAAGTTGAGCCTCATGATGAAACTGTCGTGACTACAGTTTACGTTAGACAAACGGTCTGTCCTAGATGTCAAAAGTTCTTAGCTGGTTACTATGAGGCCATACTCCAGGTGAGAGTTGAAGATAGGGAATTTACGAAAGAGGAGAGAGAAGAGATCACTAAACTAGTCCAGGAGAAAGTTGATGAGATAATGAAAAGAGATAGAATGGGCTTCATACAGGACACAATAGAGAAGGAAGAGGGAATAGACTTCTACATGGGTTCGACCAGTGCTGCAAGGAAGCTGGCGAATGCAATTAGGGAAAGGTTTGGAGGAACAATAAGTGAAGCATACGAGCTAGTTGGACTTGACAGAATGACTAGTAAGGAGGTTTATAGAACCAGCGTGACTATAAGACTTCCAAAGTTCAGGAAGGGAGATGTCGTTGAAGATAGGAGAGGAAAAGTGTACCTGGTTGAGAGTGTAGATGGAAAGGGGATGAGGCTTAAAGACCTTGAAACATGGAAAAGTGAGCATTACGATTGGAAGACTATAAAGAGAGAGAAGGTTGATCTTGCAAATTACGAGGAGAAAAAGGCAATGCTTGTAAGTAAAACTCCATCAGAACTTCAATTTATGGACATGGAAACTTATGAGACTTTTGAGGTATCAAAGCCAAGCGATGAGCTTAAAGAGGGGGAAGTTTACAGCATAGTGAAAGTTAAGGGAAGGATGTATGTCAAGGGGAGGGAAGGAGAATGA
- the metG gene encoding methionine--tRNA ligase, which translates to MVRYMVTSALPYANGPIHAGHLAGAYLPADIFVRYLRLKGEDVVFICGTDEHGTPISFRALKEGKSPREIVDEFHEHIKITFQRAKISFDFFGRTELPIHYKLSQEFFLKALENGHLVKKVTKQAYCEHDKMFLPDRFVIGTCPYCGAEDQKGDQCEVCGRPLTPEILINPRCAICGRPISFRDSAHYYIKMQDFAERLKRWIENQHWKPNVKNMVLSWIEEGLEERAITRDLNWGIPVPLEEMKDKVLYVWFEAPIGYISITIEYFRRIGKPNEWKKYWLNLDGQTRVIHFIGKDNIPFHAIFWPAFLMAYGKYKDNEVEAEWNLPYDIPANEYLTLEGRKFSTSRNWAIWVHEFLEVWPADYLRYYLTTIMPETRDSDFSFADFKVRINEELVNNLGNFVHRAMTFVNRYFDGVVPERGELDELDKEALNEIKKTFEEVGELIMNYRFKDALKKVMNLASFGNKYFDHKQPWKTAKEDREKTATTVNISLQIVKALGILLEPFLPDASEKIWHLLNLEEVKRWEFKEIEPGHRVRKAEILFKKVTDDQIIYFILNYMARGNPEGARVLLDKYYKREEVIKVAKEKFGEEAETILKRVYKDLRLGGEEKGKYVKFEEFAKLDLRVGKIIEVKDHPNADKLYVVKVDLGDEVRTLVAGLKKYYTKEELLNRYVIVVANLEPKKLRGIESQGMLLAADDGEKVALLMPDKDVKLGAKIR; encoded by the coding sequence ATGGTTCGCTACATGGTTACCTCGGCCTTACCATATGCTAATGGTCCAATCCATGCAGGACATCTAGCGGGGGCATACTTACCTGCCGACATCTTTGTAAGGTATTTGAGACTTAAAGGGGAGGATGTTGTTTTCATTTGCGGTACAGACGAACATGGGACACCCATCTCATTTAGAGCACTGAAGGAAGGTAAGAGCCCAAGGGAGATCGTTGATGAATTTCACGAACATATAAAGATAACCTTCCAGAGGGCAAAGATAAGCTTTGACTTCTTTGGAAGAACTGAACTCCCAATTCACTATAAATTGAGCCAGGAATTCTTCCTTAAAGCACTAGAAAATGGTCACTTAGTAAAAAAGGTCACAAAACAGGCCTATTGTGAGCATGACAAAATGTTCCTGCCCGATAGGTTCGTTATTGGAACATGTCCATACTGTGGGGCTGAAGATCAGAAAGGGGATCAATGTGAGGTTTGTGGAAGGCCATTAACTCCAGAGATATTGATAAATCCAAGGTGTGCCATCTGTGGAAGACCAATTTCATTTAGAGATTCTGCTCATTATTATATAAAAATGCAAGACTTCGCTGAAAGACTAAAGAGGTGGATAGAAAATCAGCATTGGAAGCCAAACGTTAAGAACATGGTTTTAAGTTGGATAGAGGAGGGACTGGAGGAGAGAGCAATAACAAGAGATCTTAATTGGGGAATTCCCGTTCCATTAGAGGAGATGAAAGATAAGGTTCTATACGTCTGGTTTGAGGCTCCAATTGGATACATAAGTATAACAATTGAATACTTTAGGAGGATAGGGAAACCCAATGAGTGGAAGAAGTACTGGCTAAATTTAGATGGCCAGACTAGGGTTATCCACTTCATAGGAAAGGACAACATTCCATTCCATGCGATATTTTGGCCAGCCTTCTTGATGGCATACGGGAAATACAAGGATAATGAGGTCGAAGCTGAGTGGAATCTACCCTATGATATTCCAGCCAATGAGTATCTAACCTTAGAAGGCAGAAAGTTCTCAACAAGTAGAAACTGGGCAATCTGGGTTCATGAATTCCTTGAAGTGTGGCCCGCTGATTACCTTAGATATTACCTTACAACGATAATGCCCGAAACGAGGGATTCAGACTTCAGCTTTGCAGACTTCAAGGTAAGAATCAATGAGGAGCTAGTAAACAACTTAGGTAACTTCGTTCACAGAGCAATGACCTTCGTTAACAGATACTTCGATGGTGTTGTTCCAGAAAGGGGAGAACTTGATGAACTTGACAAAGAAGCACTAAACGAGATTAAGAAGACGTTTGAAGAAGTTGGAGAGTTAATAATGAATTACCGCTTTAAGGATGCGCTCAAGAAGGTCATGAACTTAGCATCCTTTGGAAACAAGTACTTTGATCACAAACAGCCATGGAAAACCGCCAAAGAAGATAGAGAGAAGACCGCCACAACAGTCAACATCTCCCTCCAGATAGTTAAGGCCCTTGGAATACTCTTAGAGCCGTTCCTTCCAGATGCAAGTGAGAAGATATGGCACCTTCTCAACCTCGAAGAAGTCAAGAGATGGGAGTTTAAGGAGATAGAACCAGGGCATAGAGTAAGGAAAGCCGAGATACTATTCAAGAAGGTAACAGATGATCAGATAATATACTTCATCTTAAATTACATGGCCAGGGGGAACCCAGAGGGAGCTAGAGTACTGCTTGACAAATATTACAAGAGAGAAGAGGTAATAAAAGTTGCAAAGGAGAAGTTTGGTGAGGAAGCTGAGACAATTCTAAAGAGAGTTTATAAAGACTTAAGGTTAGGAGGAGAAGAGAAAGGTAAGTACGTGAAGTTCGAGGAGTTTGCAAAGCTCGATCTGAGGGTTGGGAAGATAATTGAAGTCAAAGATCATCCAAATGCCGACAAGCTGTACGTGGTGAAGGTGGATCTTGGAGATGAAGTAAGAACGCTAGTTGCAGGACTAAAGAAGTATTATACGAAGGAGGAGCTGCTTAACAGGTACGTTATCGTCGTTGCTAATCTAGAACCAAAGAAGTTGAGAGGAATAGAGAGCCAAGGAATGCTTTTGGCTGCTGACGACGGGGAGAAGGTTGCACTATTGATGCCAGATAAAGATGTGAAACTTGGAGCAAAAATTAGGTAA
- a CDS encoding ABC transporter ATP-binding protein yields the protein MPIIEFENVKLGYAGKPVLEVESLSIDEGITCLLGPNGAGKTTFLRGVAGILKPITGRILVYGIDLFSPEADEIRSKIGLLPENSFPYPEMTVHEYLEYWAEFYGVPDSSVEKVIKMFDLEEIKDKLGSSLSQGQKRRVMLARIFLIEPELLILDEPTANLDPEVSYNLMNLIKRMGKDIPVIYSTHLLREVEPIFDRLLFIKRGRIIADYTRDEVEGVNLYELYMKISRGVEDDVEKSIHEKDAQVHV from the coding sequence ATGCCAATCATAGAGTTTGAGAATGTTAAACTAGGTTATGCCGGGAAACCCGTGCTAGAAGTTGAATCATTAAGCATAGATGAGGGAATAACATGTCTACTTGGGCCCAATGGTGCTGGGAAAACAACGTTTCTTAGAGGAGTTGCAGGGATATTAAAGCCGATAACTGGCAGGATTCTCGTTTATGGAATTGACTTATTTTCTCCTGAAGCGGATGAAATTCGGAGTAAGATAGGCTTACTTCCCGAAAATTCATTTCCGTATCCAGAGATGACCGTGCATGAATACCTAGAATATTGGGCCGAATTCTATGGTGTTCCAGATTCCTCGGTCGAAAAAGTCATTAAGATGTTTGATCTGGAAGAGATAAAAGATAAGCTTGGTTCATCCTTAAGCCAAGGACAAAAGCGCAGAGTGATGTTGGCTAGAATATTCCTCATTGAGCCAGAGTTACTTATCTTAGATGAACCTACTGCGAATCTTGACCCAGAGGTTTCGTACAATCTCATGAACCTGATTAAGCGTATGGGAAAGGATATTCCCGTGATATACTCTACACATCTTCTCAGAGAAGTTGAGCCTATATTTGATAGGCTACTCTTCATAAAAAGAGGTAGAATAATAGCGGATTACACAAGAGATGAGGTGGAGGGAGTTAACCTGTATGAACTGTACATGAAGATCTCAAGAGGTGTTGAGGATGACGTTGAGAAAAGCATACATGAAAAGGATGCTCAAGTTCATGTTTAA
- a CDS encoding DUF424 domain-containing protein, which yields MGGKIYVKIYRIQGEVLLAACDEELLGKTFREGELKLEVKERFYKGELVDLDALEELLAEATIANLTGERVVRKAIELGYIDESRVLRIQGIPHAQMAKMLF from the coding sequence ATGGGAGGAAAGATATACGTTAAAATCTATAGGATTCAAGGTGAAGTATTACTTGCGGCATGTGATGAAGAACTATTAGGAAAAACATTTAGAGAGGGAGAGCTCAAACTTGAAGTGAAGGAAAGGTTTTATAAGGGGGAGCTCGTCGATTTAGATGCCCTTGAGGAGTTACTTGCTGAGGCCACAATCGCGAATTTAACGGGAGAAAGGGTAGTTAGGAAGGCAATAGAGCTCGGTTATATTGATGAAAGTAGGGTTTTAAGAATACAAGGAATTCCCCATGCTCAAATGGCAAAGATGCTGTTCTAG
- a CDS encoding winged helix-turn-helix transcriptional regulator: MKIKILVFIAFLLLSLALSPSSAFIVDNMSIIVWKDNSITVKEVIYPEDYDIYITVETLGEAMDIIATSSNGTPLNYEIRGKFLSIEALGSKRVILVYTVRNYTKREGAIWELKLNVTQSPVKIIFPKDAIVIHVSDIPIEYSNNTIVVGPGDITIYYTFESILPRRRHNYFLIFALVGIAGIGVIGGYIMLKNKRKVEKKYSEDKLRRLAREYNLNDDELNAIIYLIQSGGRCRQAELRKALNLPKTTVWRMIRRLEQMGLVKLYKVGRENWIELTIDMQKYT; this comes from the coding sequence GTGAAAATTAAGATTTTGGTTTTTATAGCATTTTTACTCTTAAGCTTAGCATTATCCCCATCTTCGGCCTTCATAGTTGACAACATGAGCATCATCGTGTGGAAGGATAACTCAATAACCGTGAAAGAAGTGATATATCCTGAAGACTATGACATCTACATCACCGTTGAGACCCTTGGAGAGGCTATGGACATAATCGCAACATCCAGTAACGGAACGCCCTTGAATTATGAGATCAGGGGAAAGTTTCTGAGCATTGAAGCCCTTGGAAGCAAGAGAGTAATTTTAGTATACACAGTAAGAAATTACACAAAAAGAGAGGGAGCCATATGGGAACTCAAACTCAACGTAACTCAATCTCCTGTAAAGATAATTTTCCCAAAGGATGCAATTGTAATCCACGTTTCTGACATACCGATAGAGTATTCAAATAATACGATTGTGGTTGGGCCTGGAGATATAACGATATACTACACATTCGAATCAATCTTACCGAGAAGGAGGCATAACTATTTTCTCATTTTTGCTCTAGTCGGAATCGCTGGGATTGGAGTGATCGGGGGATACATTATGCTAAAAAACAAGAGAAAGGTAGAGAAAAAGTACTCCGAGGATAAGCTCAGAAGACTTGCCAGAGAGTATAACCTAAATGACGATGAGCTGAATGCAATAATATACCTAATCCAAAGTGGTGGAAGATGTAGACAGGCCGAGCTGAGAAAGGCTCTAAACTTACCAAAGACAACAGTCTGGAGGATGATAAGGAGATTAGAACAGATGGGCCTCGTAAAGCTCTATAAGGTTGGGAGAGAAAACTGGATTGAGCTCACAATTGATATGCAAAAGTATACATAA
- a CDS encoding MBL fold metallo-hydrolase encodes MKIVPLASESLGVRSLALFLKIGKVGILVDPGVALGPKRYSLPPAEAEMKALLMSREKIQEYSKKAQIITISHYHYDHHTPFFEGLYESSSEEKAREIYTGKLLLIKHPTQDINASQKKRANEFLKYAKDIAKDIKFADSQSFDFGDFRIEFSPPIPHGREGSRLGYVLMVLVDDGKKSVLHASDSQLINDKAIDWIIKKNPDVLIAGGPPTYLSHRVGNVRKLGVENINKIIRETNAELVIDHHIVRDKGYEKFFEELDKRPSTFAEFLGKDSAPLEAYRKELHKIQKGEDVEIPNGIKKFLKELK; translated from the coding sequence ATGAAGATAGTTCCATTAGCTTCCGAGAGTTTGGGTGTTAGAAGTTTGGCCCTCTTTTTGAAGATAGGAAAAGTTGGCATATTAGTTGACCCTGGAGTAGCCTTAGGTCCTAAGAGATATTCATTGCCTCCAGCTGAAGCCGAGATGAAGGCTTTACTTATGTCCAGGGAGAAGATACAAGAATATTCCAAAAAAGCCCAAATAATAACGATATCTCACTATCACTACGACCACCACACTCCTTTCTTCGAGGGCCTCTACGAGAGTTCCTCGGAGGAAAAGGCAAGGGAGATCTATACAGGAAAGTTACTCCTGATAAAGCATCCGACTCAAGACATAAATGCAAGCCAGAAGAAGAGGGCAAATGAGTTCTTGAAGTATGCGAAGGATATAGCAAAGGATATTAAGTTTGCCGACTCCCAGAGTTTTGACTTTGGAGACTTCAGAATAGAGTTCTCTCCTCCAATACCCCATGGTAGAGAAGGGTCTAGGCTTGGCTATGTCCTCATGGTGCTCGTGGACGATGGAAAGAAGAGCGTTCTTCATGCAAGTGATAGCCAGCTCATAAATGACAAGGCCATCGATTGGATAATCAAGAAGAATCCCGATGTTCTTATAGCTGGGGGCCCGCCAACTTACCTCTCTCACAGGGTTGGAAACGTCAGAAAGCTCGGAGTTGAAAATATAAACAAGATAATAAGGGAGACGAACGCTGAATTAGTGATAGACCATCACATAGTTAGAGATAAAGGTTATGAAAAGTTCTTTGAGGAGCTCGATAAGAGGCCCTCGACATTTGCGGAGTTCCTGGGAAAGGATAGTGCACCTTTAGAGGCTTATAGAAAAGAGCTTCACAAGATTCAGAAGGGAGAAGATGTTGAGATTCCGAATGGAATTAAGAAATTTTTGAAAGAGCTAAAATGA